Proteins encoded by one window of Rutidosis leptorrhynchoides isolate AG116_Rl617_1_P2 chromosome 7, CSIRO_AGI_Rlap_v1, whole genome shotgun sequence:
- the LOC139857949 gene encoding transcription factor bHLH110 yields the protein MESANFHQQQQHQDHHQPVLDSSCYELSWSQNPILNSTINNDTDESRDLKQKQLDNNINFVPSHNPIESFMTHELQRLASIKDEFACSESYPKFSDLLSSSPSSSIEDLHLNNPSQGYNNNQDLLLTTFSNGCQIEGGQFMDQFSNDHSSNRQYQNCSSRTTSRGIFSQILPTINISNLNQSQAAAVSSNAFDMNLPALDLFGSPRFNGNFSHNSSFNPHQVGSFFKDTCLSYGLDQMHQLNHRPVICNSKISSALNSRTSCTEAKRSATNYMDTKATQATIPKKSKVEPRVSCAPFKVRKEKLGDRIAALQQMVAPFGKTDTASVLMEAIGYIKFLQNQVETLSVPYMKSAHKANRLPTRGVCVEDENEETRDLRSRGLCLVPLSCLSYVTDGGGGVWSGP from the exons ATGGAGTCTGCAAAttttcatcaacaacaacaacatcaagatCATCATCAGCCTGTGCTTGACTCTTCTTGCTATGAACTTTCTTGGTCCCAAAATCCTATCTT GAACAGTACTATAAACAACGATACGGACGAATCAAGAGATTTGAAGCAGAAACAACTAGACAATAACATAAACTTTGTGCCAAGTCACAATCCTATTGAAAGCTTCATGACCCACGAATTGCAACGTCTCGCAAGTATCAAAGATGAATTCGCATGCTCAGAATCATATCCAAAGTTTTCAGATTTATTAAGCAGTAGCCCTAGTTCCAGTATTGAAGATTTGCACTTAAACAACCCTTCTCAAGGATACAACAACAATCAAGATTTGTTGCTTACAACGTTTTCGAACGGGTGTCAAATCGAAGGTGGTCAGTTTATGGATCAATTTTCAAATGATCATAGTTCAAATAGACAGTACCAAAACTGTTCTAGTCGAACAACGTCTAGAGGGATTTTTAGCCAGATTCTTCCTACGATAAATATATCAAATTTGAATCAATCTCAAGCAGCTGCAGTTTCTTCAAACGCATTTGATATGAATTTACCAGCTTTAGATCTGTTTGGTTCACCAAGATTTAATGGCAATTTTAGCCATAATTCTTCATTTAATCCTCATCAAGTTGGAAGCTTTTTCAAAGACACTTGTTTGTCATATGGGCTTGATCAGATGCATCAACTAAATCACAGACCAGTAATTTGCAATAGTAAA ATATCATCAGCATTAAACAGTAGAACAAGCTGTACAGAAGCAAAGAGATCAGCTACTAATTACATGGACACAAAGGCTACTCAAGCCACAATACCAAAAAAATCGAAAGTGGAACCGCGTGTTTCATGTGCACCTTTTAAG GTAAGAAAGGAGAAATTAGGAGATAGAATTGCAGCCCTTCAGCAAATGGTGGCACCTTTTGGGAAG ACAGATACAGCATCAGTGTTAATGGAGGCTATTGGATATATAAAATTCTTACAAAATCAAGTCGAG ACATTAAGTGTGCCATACATGAAGTCAGCACACAAGGCCAACAGACTACCGACACGAGGG GTTTGTGTGGAGGATGAGAATGAAGAAACGAGAGATCTTAGAAGTCGAGGGTTATGTCTGGTACCATTGTCATGCTTGTCATACGTTACTGATGGAGGTGGGGGCGTTTGGTCGGGCCCCTAG